One part of the Vitis riparia cultivar Riparia Gloire de Montpellier isolate 1030 chromosome 15, EGFV_Vit.rip_1.0, whole genome shotgun sequence genome encodes these proteins:
- the LOC117932051 gene encoding uncharacterized protein LOC117932051 yields the protein MIVAPPSPDRASVLSMCFPEEVPDYDLPMDLGDGTDEMDMIGIGRIFDAAPRRPYTAFDMFGVSVLEIDGDDFIPDAYTDDMDFIGIGHILDAAPRGPHSAFDISGVSVLDAESIFDIVTSYFTSVEGASDFVDPPLSSNTMSGFVTRFDDISDGNNDMSIFEYLTVSQHLPLIAPPAPTTHIYDVDDMGDTDDPLGGQSEFDSDTEDEKVTPISGSTELIDFGAPDQLREIRIGSSLSPDERSRLIDLLRSYLDVFAWSYEDMPGLDPSIVQHHLPILPQARPVKQKLRRLHPRWSLQVKEEIRKQLSVGFLLVVEYLEWLANVVPVPKKDGKVRVCVDFRDLNKASPKDDFSLPHIDMLVDSTAGHPMLSFMDGATYQRAATTLFHDMMHTDVEVYVDDMIVKSRDRTDHLAALQRFFERIRQFRLRLNPKKCTFGVTSGKLLGHIVSERDICKPIFRLLRKNQPTVWNDDCQRAFERIKECLLSPPVLVPPTPGRPLLLYLSVSDMALGCMLAQLDDLGKERAIYYLSKRMLEYEYKYIMIERLCLALVWATRRLRHYMTEYSVLLVSRLDPLRYLFDRPVLTGRLMRWLVLLTEFDIHYVTQKSVKGSIVADHLASLPISDDRSVDDDFPDEQIVSMTSITGWRLYFDGAANQSGFGIGILLISPQGDHIPRSVRLAFSDHHRLTNNIVEYEACITGLETALDLGIRQLEIHGDSNLVIKQTQGIWRTRDEKLKPYHAYLDLLIDRFNVLRYIHLPRAENQFADALATLASLIVIPTGVNVRPLLIETRSAPAYYCLIGEIEDQIELPWYHDIYQFLSCGAYPESASAKDRRALRQLATRFVVCGDALYRSSPDGLLLLCLDRASADRVMREVHAGVCGPHMGGHMLALWGIDIIGKILPKSSSRHEYILVAIDYFTK from the exons ATGATAGTCGCGCCCCCATCACCGGACCGAGCTAGTGTGCTCTCTATGTGTTTCCCCGAGGAGGTCCCTGACTATGACCTACCTATGGATTTGGGAGATGGCACTGACGAGATGGACATGATCGGCATAGGCCGTATCTTCGATGCAGCCCCACGCAGGCCCTATACTGCTTTCGATATGTTCGGAGTTTCTGTACTCGAGATTGATGGGGATGACTTTATTCCTGATGCCTACACTGATGATATGGATTTTATAGGCATTGGTCATATCCTTGATGCAGCCCCACGCGGGCCCCATTCTGCTTTTGACATATCTGGAGTTTCCGTACTTGATGCTGAGTCAATCTTTGATATCGTTACTTCTTATTTTACTTctgttgagggagcgtccgactttgtggacccacctctttcttctAACACTATGTCCGGGTTTGTCACCCGCTTTGATGATATTTCTGATGGTAATAATGATATGAGTATTTTCGAGTACTTGACTGTGTCACAACATCTTCCTTTGATTGCACCACCAGCACCCACGACACATATAtatgatgttgatgatatggGAGATACGGATGACCCACTGGGTGGTCAGTCAGAGTTTGATTCTGACACAGAGGACGAGAAAGTCACACCCATTTCTGGTAGCACAGAGTTGATAGATTTTGGGGCACCAGATCAGCTCAGGGAGATCAGGATTGGCTCTTCTCTATCTCCTGATGAGAGGAGTAGGTTGATTGACCTGCTCAGGTCATACCTGGATGTAtttgcatggtcatatgaggacatgccgggccttgaCCCCTCCATAGTGCAGCATCACCTGCCCATTTTACCACAGGCTAGGCccgttaagcagaaattgagaagACTACACCCTCGATGGAGTTTGCAGGTTAAGGAAGAAATTCGGAAGCAACTCAGTGTTGGTTTCTTGTTAGTGGTTGAGTATCTTGAGTGGCTggctaatgtcgtccctgttcccaaaaaggacggcaaggttaGGGTTTGTGTTGACTTTCGAGATCTGAATAAGGCcagccctaaggatgatttttccCTCCCACACATTGATATGCTGGTTGATAGCACTGCAGGGCATCCAATGTTGTCCTTCATGGATG gagccacttatcagagagctgCTACTACTCTGTTCCATGATATGATGCACACAGATGTCgaggtatatgtggatgacatgatagtgaagtcCCGAGACAGGACAGATCACTTAGCAGCCTTACAAAGGTTTtttgagaggatcagacagTTCAGGCtgagattgaatcccaagaagtgcacctttggggTGACTTCTGGAAAATTGCTGGGACACATTGTTAGTGAGAGAG ACATTTGTAAGCCTATCTTCCGCCTTCTGAGGAAGAATCAGCctacagtttggaatgatgattgtcagcGCGCTTTTGAGAGGATTAAGGAGTGTCTCCTTTCTCCTCCGGTTTTAGTGCCTCCCACACCGGGGCGTCCTTTGCTTCTGTACTTatcagtttcagacatggccttaggatgcatgttagctcagcttGATGATTTGGGGAAGGAGCGTGCCATCTATTATTTGAGTAAAAGAATGCTTGAGTATGAGTACAAGTAcattatgattgagcgcctttgcttggcattggtttgggccactagGAGACTTagacattacatgacagagtattcCGTGCTCTTGGTCTCACGATTGGACCCGTTAAGGTATCTATTTGACAGGCCTGTTCTGACCGGTAGGCTCATGAGATGGCTGGTATTgttgacagagtttgatattcattatGTCACACAGAAGTCAGTAAAAGGAAGCATTGTTGcagatcatctagcttctttgcCAATATCCGATGACAGATcggttgatgatgatttccctgATGAGCAGATCGTTTCGATGACTAGTATTACGGGATGGCggttgtactttgatggtgccgCCAATCAGTCGGGGTTTGGCATTGGTATTTTGTTGATATCACCACAGGGTGATCATATCCCCAGATCAGTCCGGTTAGCCTTTTCTGATCATCACCGATTGACGAATAATATTGTagagtatgaggcttgcattACAGGTTTGGAGACTGCACTTGATCTTGGCATTAGACAGTTGGAGATCCACGGGGATTCCAACTTGGTTATAAAGCAGACTCAGGGTATCTGGAGGACACGGGATGAGAAGCTGAAACCCTACCATGCTTACTTGGACCTATTGATTGATAGATTTAATGTGTTAAGGTATATACATCTGCCTAGGGCGGAGAATCAGTTTGCCGATGCATTAGCCACCTTGGCTTCTCTGATTGTGATCCCTACGGGGGTGAATGTTAGGCCATTGCTGATTGAGACTAGGTCTGCACCAGCTTACTATTGTCTGATTGGAGAGATAGAGGATCAGATTGAGCTGCCATGGTATCACGATATTTATCAGTTTCTGTCCTGCGGCGCTTACCCAGAGTCAGCctcggccaaggataggagagcattgagacagttggccacCAGATTTGTTGTTTGCGGGGATGCGCTGTATAGGAGCTCACCTGATGGCTTGTTATTATTATGTCTAGACCGTGCATctgcagatcgagtgatgagagaggttcatgcagggGTCTGTGGCCCACACATGGGAGGTCATATGCTAGcac tatggggtattgatattattgggaagatctTGCCCAAGTCTTCTAGCAGGCATGAGTACATTTTGGTTGCCATTGACTATTTCACCAAGTAG